Below is a window of Leisingera sp. S132 DNA.
ATCAGGATGCTGTCGACGATCCAGGCGATCAGCCGCTTGGCGGGCACAGACGCATAGAATTCTGCCTGGTAGTCGGGATCGGGCAGGGCGGTCATGAAACAATGTCCTTTTCAGCAGGTGCAACGGGAAAACCCCGCCCGGACGGATGGGCGGGGCAGCCGGAGGGGCAGGATCAGTGGCGCTTGGGTTCGCCCTGGTCTTCGCCGTCGTCCTCCAGGTCTTCGCTGGACGCGGTGCGGGCGCGCTCGTCCATGAACTCATCGAACTCCGCCTTGTCCTTGGCTTCGCGCAGGCGCTGCAGGAAGGCCTCAAAGTCATGCTGTTCCTGTTCCAGACGGTGCAGCGTGTCGGCCTTGTAGGCGTCAAAGGCGCTGTTGCCCGAGGGTTTCATCGCCGAGTAGCCATGGCGGGCCCAGGACTTGCGGTGGCGGCAGGAGGATTTGCTGAACATGCGTTTGCTCCAGATCATGTAGAAGAGAAGGGCCAGGCCAACCGGCCAGAAAAACACGAAACCCAGCACCATGGCGGCGATCCATGCGCCTTTGCCCTTGCTGTCCAGCCAGGCTTCGCTGCGGGAAAACCAGCCCTGTACCGGGGCGGCAGGGGCGGTCGGGGTGAAACTCGTCATCGGGGTCCTCCAGGTTGCGGGTGAATGTAAATCCCTTTCACATGACTGCATATCGGAAGCCGCCAGCAGGCTTTCAAGGCCTGATGTAAATCTTTTTCACATTTTGATGCTGAACAGCGCTGCAACGGCGGTCTGGCGCGAAAACCACGCATACAGGAAGCTGCGGAAAGGCAGGGAGAAGAGGGTGCGCGGTTATGCTCCGGTTACAAGGCCGGATGCGGGGAAACACTGCAAAACAGCTGCGAGAACCAGTCAGAAATCACGGACAGATCCAAGCGCCCCCTGAAAACAAAACACTCTTTACTTCGAAAAGGCTCCGTAACGGGAGCATAACCGTAACGTTAACATTACCTTAAAATTCAATCTTAACCTATTCGGGTATTCCAGACCTCTGCGTAAACCTATGCGGCAGCGCGGCAATTCACCCATTGACGCCATCCTGCCTGCGGAACAGTGTCGTTTCCATGACGACTGAGCTGACAATTTCCCGCATTCCCCGCCCGTTTGACCCGGATCTCGGCGCAGAGGCGCGGGCACTGGTGCCAGAGCTGTCGGGCGGTCTGGCAGACCTGGTGGCGGGGGCCTGCGGGTCCAGCCCGTATCTGAAGGAGCTGACGGACCGGGAGGCAGGCTGGCTGCCTCAGGCGCTGCACGATCCGGAAGCCGCGGTACAGCAGGTCTTTGCGGACTGCCGCGCGCTGGAAGCGGCGCAGCTGAAACCGGGCCTGCGCCAGGCCAAGCGGCGGCTGGCGCTGCTGACTGCGCTTTGCGACCTCTCGGGCGGCTGGTGCCTGGAGCAGGTGACCGGGGCGCTCACCGGTTTCGGGGCGCTGTGTGCAGACGTTGCGATCAAGGCGGAGATCGCCAATCTGATCCGCCGCAAGAAACTGCCCGGCCTGACAGAAGACGACGTGGAAACCGCGGGCGGCCTCACTATCCTGGCGATGGGCAAGATGGGCGCGCATGAGCTGAACTACAGTTCCGACATCGACTTGATCTGCCTGTTCGACGAAACCCGGTTTGACCCGGATGATTTCTACGAGGCGCGCCAGGGCATGGTGCGCGCGACCAAGAACATGTGCGCGGCACTCAGCGACCGCACCGGCGACGGCTATGTGTTCCGCACCGACCTGCGGCTGCGCCCGGACCCGGCCGTCACCCCTGTCTGCCTGGCGATGGAAGCGGCGGAGCGCTATTATGAAAGCCTCGGCCGCACCTGGGAACGCGCCGCCTATATCAAGGCGCGCCCCTGCGCCGGCGACATCGCGGCGGGGGAGCGGTTCCTGAACACCTTGCGCCCCTTCGTCTGGCGGCGGCATCTGGACTTTGCCGCAATCCAGGACGCCCATGACATCCGCCTGCGCATCCGAGAGAACAAGGGCACCGGCGGCGCACTCCACGTGCCGGGCCACGACATGAAGCTGGGCCGCGGCGGCATCCGCGAAATCGAGTTTTTCACCCAGACCCGCCAGCTGATCGCCGGCGGGCGTGACGAGTCCCTGCGCCTGCGCGGCACGGTGGAGGGGCTGGCAGCGCTGGCCGGCAAGGGCTGGGTGCCGCCGGAGGTGGCAGAGACCCTGACAG
It encodes the following:
- a CDS encoding DUF2852 domain-containing protein, with the protein product MTSFTPTAPAAPVQGWFSRSEAWLDSKGKGAWIAAMVLGFVFFWPVGLALLFYMIWSKRMFSKSSCRHRKSWARHGYSAMKPSGNSAFDAYKADTLHRLEQEQHDFEAFLQRLREAKDKAEFDEFMDERARTASSEDLEDDGEDQGEPKRH